One Balaenoptera ricei isolate mBalRic1 chromosome 16, mBalRic1.hap2, whole genome shotgun sequence genomic window carries:
- the LOC132350658 gene encoding heterogeneous nuclear ribonucleoprotein A1-like — MSKSESPKEPKQLQKLFIGGLSFETTDESLRSHCERWGTLTDCVVMRNPNTKCSRSFAFVTYATVEEVDAAMKARPHKVDGRVGEPKRAISREDSQRPGAHLTVKKIFVGSIKEDTEEHHLRDYFEQYGKIEVTEIMTDQGSGKKRGFAFVAFDDHDSIDKIVIQKYHTVNGTNCEVRKALSQQEMASASSSQRGQSSSGSFGGSCGGGFCGNDNFGLGGNFSCRAGFGGSQGGGGYGGSRDGYNGFGKDGSNFGGGGSYNDFGNYNNQSSNFGPMKGGNFGVRSSGPYGGGRQYFAKPRNQGSYGGSSSSSSYGSGRRF, encoded by the coding sequence ATGTCTAAGTCAGAGTCACCCAAAGAGCCCAAACAGCTGCAGAAGCTCTTCATCGGAGGTTTGAGCTTTGAAACAACTGATGAGAGTCTGAGGAGCCACTGTGAGCGATGGGGAACACTCACAGATTGTGTGGTAATGAGGAATCCAAACACCAAGTGCTCCAGAAGCTTCGCGTTTGTCACGTATGCCACTGTGGAGGAGGTGGATGCGGCCATGAAGGCAAGGCCACACAAGGTGGATGGAAGAGTTGGGGAACCAAAGAGGGCCATCTCAAGAGAAGATTCTCAAAGACCTGGTGCCCACTTAACTGTGAAAAAGATTTTTGTTGGTAGCATTAAAGAAGACACTGAAGAACATCACCTAAGAGATTATTTTGAACAGTATGGGAAAATTGAAGTGACTGAAATCATGACCGACCAAGGCAGTGGCAAAAAAAGAGGCTTTGCTTTCGTAGCCTTTGATGACCATGACTCCATAGACAAGATTGTCATTCAGAAATACCACACTGTGAATGGCACCAACTGTGAAGTAAGGAAAGCCCTATCTCAGCAAGAGATGGCTAGTGCTTCGTCCAGCCAAAGAGGTCAAAGTAGTTCTGGAAGCTTTGGTGGTAGTTGTGGAGGTGGTTTTTGTGGGAATGACAACTTTGGTCTTGGAGGAAACTTCAGTTGTCGAGCTGGCTTTGGTGGAAGCCAGGGTGGTGGTGGCTATGGTGGCAGTAGGGATGGCtataatggatttggtaaagaTGGGAGCAATTTTGGAGGTGGTGGAAGCTACAACGATTTTGGCAATTACAACAATCAATCTTCAAATTTTGGACCCATGAAAGGAGGAAACTTTGGAGTCAGAAGTTCTGGCCCCTATGGTGGTGGAAGACAATACTTTGCCAAACCACGAAACCAAGGTAGCTATGGTGgttccagcagcagcagtagttaTGGAAGTGGCAGGAGGTTTTAA